Proteins from one Ananas comosus cultivar F153 linkage group 5, ASM154086v1, whole genome shotgun sequence genomic window:
- the LOC109710374 gene encoding LOW QUALITY PROTEIN: acyl transferase 9-like (The sequence of the model RefSeq protein was modified relative to this genomic sequence to represent the inferred CDS: deleted 1 base in 1 codon), producing the protein MSRWVARSIHLRLLPILSHAVDARSPVDLQDFSISISISISTPPKASIAMSPVVTKSSPTLVPPASPTPTSTLLLPLSSIYRAANARVSVEFIQVFSAAAAAAPSPPSERVAAIREGFARALVPYFPVAGRIIESVPGEPMVECSGDGIWFVEAEVDCALDDVNQHARSGRCSRLEALGRAAAIRRHPAEALPGESRDTR; encoded by the exons ATGTCCCGCTGGGTCGCCCGCTCCatccacctccgcctcctccccaTCCTCTCCCACGCCGTCGACGCCCGCTCCCCCGTCGACCTCCAGGACTT ctccatctccatctccatctccatttCCACACCCCCAAAAGCTTCGATCGCCATGAGTCCCGTGGTGACTAAGTCCTCTCCAACCCTCGTACCCCCCGCGTCGCCGACCCCGACCTCGacgctcctcctccccctctcctccatCTATCGCGCCGCCAACGCGCGCGTCTCCGTCGAATTCATCCAGGTCTTCTcc gcggcggcagcggcggcaccGTCGCCGCCATCAGAGAGGGTCGCCGCCATTAGAGAGGGCTTCGCCCGCGCCCTCGTCCCCTACTTCCCCGTCGCCGGGAGGATCATCGAGAGCGTCCCCGGCGAGCCCATGGTCGAGTGCTCCGGCGACGGGATCTGGTTCGTGGAGGCGGAGGTCGATTGCGCCCTGGACGACGTGAACCAGCACGCGCGGAGCGGGCGCTGCTCCCGGCTAGAGGCCCTCGGCCGGGCTGCGGCGATCCGCCGACATCCCGCGGAAGCTCTACCCGGCGAGTCCCGCGACACTCGGTAA